In Streptomyces sp. NBC_00433, a single genomic region encodes these proteins:
- a CDS encoding class I SAM-dependent methyltransferase codes for MFSPEGPTLRELAVQALSSVDHGYDLLAPAFDRTPFRTPDRFLDATAAALAPLGPFDAGLDLCCGTGAGLRALAPLCREQVAGVDFSAGMLARAAAAAGPTGGPRPQWVRADARALPFAAAFDLVVSFGAFGHFLPAERPGLFAQVHRALRPGGLFAFPIGAPPPITSPWYWAMAGFDGSMRLRNAVWRPTFVMYYRTFPYSAVRDDLAAAGFDVGLRPLPGFGRRENGSPRAGLVLARRA; via the coding sequence GTGTTCTCACCCGAGGGGCCCACTCTGCGCGAACTCGCCGTCCAGGCGCTGTCGTCCGTCGACCACGGCTACGACCTGCTCGCCCCGGCGTTCGACCGCACGCCCTTCCGCACCCCCGACCGCTTCCTCGACGCGACCGCCGCCGCCCTCGCACCGCTCGGCCCCTTCGACGCCGGACTCGACCTGTGCTGCGGTACGGGCGCGGGCCTGCGGGCGCTGGCCCCGCTGTGCCGCGAGCAGGTGGCGGGCGTCGACTTCAGCGCCGGGATGCTGGCCAGGGCCGCCGCCGCTGCGGGCCCCACCGGCGGTCCGCGGCCGCAGTGGGTGAGGGCCGACGCCCGCGCGCTGCCCTTCGCCGCGGCCTTCGACCTGGTGGTGAGCTTCGGCGCCTTCGGCCACTTCCTGCCCGCCGAGCGCCCCGGGCTGTTCGCCCAGGTGCACCGGGCGCTGCGCCCCGGCGGCCTGTTCGCCTTCCCGATCGGGGCGCCGCCGCCGATCACCTCGCCCTGGTACTGGGCGATGGCGGGCTTCGACGGCTCCATGCGGCTGCGCAACGCGGTGTGGCGCCCGACCTTCGTCATGTACTACCGCACCTTCCCGTATTCGGCGGTGCGGGACGACCTCGCGGCGGCCGGCTTCGACGTGGGCCTGCGCCCGCTTCCCGGCTTCGGCCGCCGCGAGAACGGCAGCCCGCGGGCCGGGCTCGTGCTGGCCCGCAGGGCATAA
- a CDS encoding FAD-dependent monooxygenase produces the protein MGDTEVLVVGAGPVGLTAALELRRRGVACRIVDRLDEPMPYAKAVGVQPRTLEVWDAMGLVRDALDAAVPIYGQLGYVNGEPGPRIDLKLPSDVPYGFAALPQYATEQLLTAHLAAYGGRIERGTELLGLEQDADAVSATLRTADGTETLRARYVVGCDGAHSRTRQALGLAFEGDAFPEEYMLGDVEVDWDLPPGYTVRSVHQDAEGATDDLLVCVPLPGRGRYRMSMLVPPELSTAPPAAGDQVAHGPESGRAPELRHIQAALDRLSPRPTTARSLRWASVFRISHRLIDRYRVGRVFLAGDAAHIHPPTGAQGMNTGIQDAYNLAWKLALATQGVAADGLLASYHAERRPVGEEVVARTVRHARGGFEAEVMREAQLLISYPDSPLVDPDPGGPAPRPGDRAPDCRGLTGDIAAYPVRLFDLLRSPHHTLLLYASEAASAAELRACATAARAAAHGRLNVFAVLAPGASGDGLGVPRVRDRDGDFRRRYAARTPEAILIRPDAHISLRLHPLSPGPLTPHLTRTFS, from the coding sequence ATGGGCGACACCGAGGTACTGGTGGTGGGAGCGGGTCCCGTGGGGCTCACCGCGGCGCTCGAACTGCGCCGCCGCGGCGTCGCCTGCCGCATCGTGGACCGGCTCGACGAGCCGATGCCGTACGCCAAGGCCGTCGGCGTCCAGCCGCGCACCCTTGAGGTGTGGGACGCGATGGGCCTGGTGCGCGACGCCCTCGACGCGGCCGTGCCGATCTACGGGCAGCTCGGCTATGTCAACGGCGAGCCGGGACCGCGGATCGACCTGAAACTGCCGTCCGACGTGCCGTACGGCTTCGCCGCGCTGCCGCAGTACGCGACGGAGCAGCTGCTGACCGCGCACCTGGCCGCTTACGGCGGCCGGATCGAGCGCGGCACCGAACTGCTCGGCCTGGAACAGGACGCCGACGCGGTGAGCGCCACGCTCCGCACGGCCGACGGCACCGAGACCCTGCGGGCCCGCTACGTGGTCGGCTGCGACGGCGCGCACAGCCGCACCCGGCAGGCACTCGGGCTGGCCTTCGAGGGCGACGCCTTCCCCGAGGAGTACATGCTCGGCGACGTCGAGGTCGACTGGGACCTGCCGCCCGGCTACACGGTCCGCTCCGTCCACCAGGACGCCGAAGGCGCCACCGACGACCTGCTGGTCTGTGTCCCGCTGCCCGGACGGGGCCGCTACCGCATGTCCATGCTCGTCCCGCCGGAGCTGTCCACGGCGCCGCCCGCGGCGGGCGACCAGGTGGCGCACGGCCCCGAATCCGGGCGCGCACCCGAACTGCGGCACATCCAGGCCGCCCTCGACCGGCTCTCGCCCCGGCCGACCACCGCCAGGTCGCTGCGCTGGGCGTCGGTCTTCCGCATCAGCCACCGGCTCATCGACCGCTACCGCGTCGGCCGGGTCTTCCTCGCCGGCGACGCGGCCCACATCCACCCGCCGACCGGTGCCCAGGGCATGAACACCGGCATCCAGGACGCCTACAACCTGGCCTGGAAGCTGGCGCTCGCGACGCAGGGCGTCGCCGCGGACGGGCTGCTCGCCAGTTACCACGCCGAGAGGCGCCCCGTCGGCGAGGAGGTCGTCGCACGGACCGTACGGCATGCCCGCGGCGGCTTCGAGGCGGAGGTCATGCGCGAGGCGCAACTGCTGATCAGCTACCCGGACAGCCCCCTCGTCGACCCCGACCCCGGCGGCCCCGCGCCCCGCCCCGGCGACCGGGCGCCGGACTGCCGGGGGCTCACCGGGGACATCGCCGCGTATCCGGTACGGCTGTTCGACCTGCTGCGCAGCCCGCACCACACACTGCTGCTGTACGCCAGCGAGGCGGCGTCCGCCGCGGAGCTGCGGGCCTGCGCCACGGCGGCGCGGGCGGCGGCCCACGGGCGCCTCAACGTCTTCGCGGTCCTCGCGCCGGGCGCCTCCGGCGACGGCCTCGGTGTCCCCCGCGTCCGCGATCGGGACGGCGATTTCCGTCGCCGATACGCTGCGCGTACGCCTGAGGCCATCCTGATCCGCCCCGACGCCCACATCTCCCTCCGCCTCCACCCTCTTTCCCCGGGCCCTCTCACCCCCCACCTCACCCGCACCTTCTCCTGA